One stretch of Eupeodes corollae chromosome 2, idEupCoro1.1, whole genome shotgun sequence DNA includes these proteins:
- the LOC129948286 gene encoding probable insulin-like peptide 3 has product MFSSLKKSSISLSLILIISLTLPSCNGVQKLCGKKLNYTLALICRFGYGAKLRRSIEPLENVDKTNEDDDSPQSDDAIAELPFFKKFQMSALAKIRRKRNGIADECCLKPCTISELRLYCKYDQ; this is encoded by the exons ATGTTTTCTTCGTTGAAGAAATCCTCAATTtcgttaagtttaattttaataatttctctAACTTTACCTTCTtgtaatggagttcaaaaactatgtggcaaaaaattgaattatactTTGGCTTTGATTTGTCGATTTGGATATGGAGCTAAATTGCGTCGATCAa ttgaacctttggaaaatgttgataaaacTAACGAAGACGATGATAGTCCCCAATCTGATGATGCAATTGCTGAATtaccattttttaagaaatttcaaatGAGTGCTTTGGCAAAAATACGAAGGAAAAGAAATGGAATTGCTGACGAATGTTGTTTGAAGCCTTGTACAATATCTGAGTTACGTTTATATTGCAAATACGACCAATGA